From a region of the Dermatophagoides farinae isolate YC_2012a chromosome 3, ASM2471394v1, whole genome shotgun sequence genome:
- the LOC124495020 gene encoding PSME3-interacting protein, translated as MSEKISFVSESVIEEQRKQRQEEWSKNRKESDPIEAPEPEYDPRTLYERLQEQKQKKQEEFEESRKLKNLVKGLDNDEIEFLAICDDSKAELENQKYREELLALEEYKRGVAHLNSEEQEHKLSEYKRELYQNLKKKMANQSMAKNGNRKSQADLLMGAIKRKSKDEPIVKRMKTETGSKTTTTIDENLTKNDSRIKFDKSKPTIQCIGRLPGIGCYDDESDSLESDRESNESDGEDFNAFGHKLAQLTEAAASEMQNKK; from the exons ATGtctgaaaaaatttcttttgtttcggAATCGGTTATTGAAGAACAACGTAAACAACGGCAAGAAGAATGGTCAAAAAATCGTAAAGAATCTGATCCAATTG aGGCCCCAGAACCAGAATATGATCCACGAACCTTATATGAACGTTtacaagaacaaaaacaaaagaaacaagaagaatttgaagagtcaagaaaattaaaaaatctgGTTAAAGGattggataatgatgaaattgaatttcttgCTATTTGTGATGATAGTAAAGCTGAATTAgagaatcaaaaatatcGCGAAGAATTATTGGCACTGGAAGAATATAAACGTGGTGTGGCACATTTGAATAGTGAAGAACAGGAACATAAATTATCCGAATATAAACGTGAATTATACCAAAAtcttaagaaaaaaatggccaatcaatcaatggcAAAAAATGGCAATCGCAAAAGTCAAGCAGATTTACTAATGGGTGCTATTAAACGAAAATCTAAAGATGAACCAATTgtgaaacgaatgaaaacTGAAACAGGTTcgaaaacaacgacaacaatcgatgagaatctaacaaaaaatgattcacgaatcaaatttgataaatCGAAACCTACTATTCAATGTATTGGACGATTACCTGGTATCGgatgttatgatgatgaaagtgatAGCCTTGAAAGTGATCGTGAATCCAATGAATCCGATGGTGAAGATTTCAATGCATTTGGTCATAAATTGGCACAATTAACCGAAGCAGCTGCATCGGAAAtgcagaataaaaaataa
- the LOC124494389 gene encoding uncharacterized protein LOC124494389 — translation MKFLSCITSIDDNDENIVVADQSKKSQSWHETLRHLFKSNKKNRVVISDPTPLSKEKVPEVTGVVQIGPEELGEIVDKSLNNNNNNNGEEISTVTESVVPDKVNAETNTEQHESNQNEQQQQQNDQLVESKTLENLKNSDNNELLSYGWYWGDISRRDAENLLRGREEGIFLVRKSSNQRFLYSLSFRSNGKTLHTRIECSNGLFAFYSNDSNSCKEEIDGSESLYDLISDAMNQNNAENIFFYSRGLQNNEASLHTITLVKPLSRYQYIIDYDYLNNDNDDQHGSLQYLCKFIIHHSSIAQARFSMQRNSLPEELESFLNNGLLFPYVVQQGKKQK, via the coding sequence ATGAAGTTCTTGTCATGTATAACATCAatcgatgacaatgatgaaaatatcgTCGTTGCTGATCAAAGTAAAAAATCTCAATCATGGCATGAAACGTTAAGACatttatttaaatcaaataaaaagaatcgtGTTGTTATTTCGGATCCAACACCATTGTCTAAAGAAAAAGTACCCGAAGTTACTGGAGTTGTTCAAATAGGCCCAGAAGAATTGGGTGAAATTGTTGacaaatcattgaataataataataataataatggtgaagAGATATCAACGGTGACGGAATCGGTTGTTCCAGATAAAGTGAATGCCGAAACTAATACTGAACAAcatgaatcgaatcaaaatgaacaacaacaacaacaaaatgatcagttggttgaatcaaaaacattggaaaatttaaaaaattccgACAATAATGAACTCCTCAGTTATGGTTGGTATTGGGGTGATATATCACGACGAGATGCCGAAAATTTATTAAGAGGACGAGAAGAAGGAATATTTTTGGTTCGTAAAAGTTCAAATCAACgatttctttattcattaaGTTTTCGTTCGAATGGAAAAACACTTCATACTCGTATTGAATGTTCAAATGGTTTATTTGCATTCTATTCGAATGATTCGAATAGTTGTAAAGAAGAAATCGATGGTAGCGAATCACTATATGATCTGATCTCGGATGCAATGAACCAGAATAATGCCGAAAATATATTCTTTTATTCACGTGGTCTACAAAATAATGAAGCATCACTTCATACAATAACATTGGTTAAACCATTATCACGATATCAATAtattatcgattatgattatcttaataatgataatgatgatcaacatggTTCATTACAATATTTATGTAAATTTATCATacatcattcatccattgcTCAGGCTAGATTTTCGATGCAACGAAATTCATTACCAGAAGAATTAGAATCATTTCTAAATAATGGTCTCCTATTTCCTTATGTTGTTCAACAaggcaaaaaacaaaaatga
- the LOC124495021 gene encoding small ribosomal subunit protein eS24 — protein sequence MNRDFQQVCCARVSTLHSSFFALCFDLLDQIFFQKHFPNKMVETPCTIRTRKFMTNRLLYRKQMIVDVIHPGRATVSKQEIRDKLAKIYKTTSDVIFSFGNRTDFGGGRTTGFALIYDTLDYAKKFEPKHRLQRNGLYSREKTARKQRKERKNRMKKVRGTKKTKVGSGAKK from the exons ATGAATAGAGATTTTCAACAAGTGTGTTGTGCGCGTGTTTCCACATTACATTCTTCCTTTTTCGCCTTGTGCTTTGATTTG ttggaccaaattttttttcaaaaacatttcCCGAACAAAATGGTTGAAACACCATGTACAATTCGAACTCGAAAGTTCATGaccaatcgattattatatcgaaaacaaatgattgttgatgttatCCATCCAGGTCGTGCCACCGTATCGAAACAAGAAATTCGAGATAAATTGGCAAAAATCTATAAAACAACATCGgatgttattttttcattcggtAATCGTACCGATTTTGGTGGTGGACGTACCACAGGTTTTGCCTTAATATACGATACATTGGATTATGCTAAAAAATTCGAACCAAAACATCGACTACAACGAAATGGACTTTATTCACGTGAAAAAACTGCACGAAAACAACGTAAAGAACGAAAGAATCGTATGAAGAAAGTTCGTGGTACTAAAAAAACTAAAGTTGGTTCTGGTGCTAAAAAatag
- the strat gene encoding RAB interacting factor STRAT, with the protein MNETNESNLMDHDVVLLSNGNNGLDCHCKIPDCNSLIFRADTAPLYKEERKLPLGDRMDTISSFWRLDDVFKFENVTFTKETQTEQGKIKYLACCDCEYGPIGYQNLENQICYVAIDRVKYCQPKIDGNSNS; encoded by the exons atg aatgaaacgaatgaatcaaatttgatgGATCATGACGttgtattattatccaaTGGTAATAATGGCCTAGATTGTCATTGTAAAATTCCTGATTGTAATTCATTAATATTTCGTGCTGATACGGCACCATTATATAAAGAAGAG cgTAAATTACCATTAGGCGATCGTATGGATactatatcatcattttggcgTCTAGACGAtgtatttaaatttgaaaatgtaacATTTACAAAAGAAACCCAAACTGAACAAGGGAAAATTAAATATCTAGCTTGTTGTGATTGTGAATACGGACCAATTGGTTATCAAAAtcttgaaaatcaaatctgTTATGTGGCAATAGATCGAGTGAAATATTGTCAACCGAAAATTGATGGCAATTCAAATAGCTAg
- the LRR gene encoding LOW QUALITY PROTEIN: capping protein regulator and myosin 1 linker 1 leucine rich repeat protein (The sequence of the model RefSeq protein was modified relative to this genomic sequence to represent the inferred CDS: deleted 1 base in 1 codon): MANLSSTTTTTMATTTPPPSSSSSTTIVNQQQQQQKSGSMKRNNNQTMNITKEIEEHVANIIGPNIKLTHKAMLKLELKTDKFENRLLIFTQYRLYLFTVKGGTPKLEHSYNLIDLNLIESRQPDRLTLGFRSNDPKHPYCFQSCDPNQEEVNLIICHLISSLKQLFPYIPFESFIRRFFVEPRQRLDNIYQYVHLVEEKLRFRSHDHPCGGFSNQYACFCDYYGVPYREEVAWDIDTIYAAHNNTELSILDFEHLDLKDLQPLIAALTYNGYFTKFRVSNVKIVNNSQSGSDQICELIVNLVRRSTRLEELYLDNTGIRADFVNKLFQAMLLNNQTSIQIIDLSNNSIEDKGLKNMTSFVAKSFHMANSIMNNSSEDLSSSLSLNFSTCSNQISQPQLNNNNNTNTITSSAKLMYKGLVHLNLSHCGITSKGISELSESLYLNKSMFSTLTYLNLSDNYFKDDLSKLYNFLAQPNNIAHLDLSGTDCNLDSVFGALLHGCTNNLVHLNLSRNQFSGKKSSHKDLIVPVSIKKFFSTAIFLRTLNLSHNRLPTEALKAILLGLACNESAADLRINLSSNEFKSNGAAVLELCLADIRCVSGLDLSDNGLDMDLIQVVGAIGKNKSIKYLSIGRNFNNIKAKHLPKVLDAFVTLLQDPDCSIESLSLIDSKLRSDASIILNALGSNQSLINIDISGNLIGLVGAKTMAKALQVNNHLETIYLDRNLTPTSGFIDIAYALERNYTLKYLPIPIQDVQAAMMKMPERTEAAVNKIQEFIRRNNLPQTAALRNMRLHNLQNSHFTVDNNLFTTIEKIAIQLQNLLREKASSSSLQQQNRMPSLDSIDISSHSNLDKTIMADCNFSTSNDYVGRIENLLHDVRNMRSLYSKVQEVYSNTTQTMNGLSSLQDSYGRRFSSISVSRPIEATILEFSRELKRSFEGQVSSVSELIIQCIKDEFPSVFFHSQHLEGDLRELYKNSIISINSAQTSLIPSMEYFQLCLTEAAGTQWSIKLEQILNTIASQICNKVLIEMNRCLLNTQKMIDGCDLKSTTTISNNNRHIHSNGNSNGVGGPSIRSVTPSDLRSQTWIESYCSSQDSNDLLSLSKQDPKMLESDGGDNVIWLAWLNLATPKLGNQKRQNVYIRKLRPQSVLDGDIVPNEDFSDLLNRNEQSSNDTSLNSTDMLQTKPNLHLTKMRPRNRKTRAPTRVAIVDSKTINNKEQQPVNNIPTTSKLDEGLDNFFPSISLMNNSSSNASIEDMDQLLQQNYQQQQPNKPQPQPRKILRKLGFKSQSEQQQSTNMVMEQQYPIKMQSLDKPITAKQNEELIRSNSPIIFGARRSAGGGEHVSICSDSNDLHGSRVHSPLPPNGVGDIQQHNELLAEMKAIQEKRSYNSTPVSNEQLTFASTLENKSSLENIDDNNTKQPIIHQHQQSLDTDNNGSSSISVAKRATMFGDLHKSPSKHSITSPTDDHNNEIISSKENQSQNISNNNNKSVTSTPSSSKQRPKSMVGMLGAKFELSLMNSNANK; encoded by the exons atggctaatttatcatcaacgacaacaacaacaatggctaCAACTACACcaccgccatcatcatcatcatcaacaacaattgtaaatcaacaacaacaacaacaaaaatctggCAGTATGaaacgtaataataatcaaacgaTGAACATTACCAAAGAAATTGAAG aACATGTTGCAAACATAATTGGTCCAAACATTAAATTAACCCATAAAGCAATGCTCAAATTGGAATTGAAGACagataaatttgaaaatcgtTTATTAATATTTACACAATATCGACTGTATTTATTCACAGTGAAAGGTGGAACACCAAAATTGGAACATTcatataatttgattgatctgAATCTAATTGAATCACGACAACCAGATCGTTTAACATTGGGTTTTCGTTCGAATGATCCAAAGCATCCATATTGCTTCCAATCATGTGATCCAAATCAAGAAGAAGTCAATCTaatcatttgtcatttgattagttcattgaaacaattgtTTCCATACATTCCATTCGAATCGTTTATACGacgattttttgttgaaccACGTCAACGTTTGGATAATATTTATCAATATGTGCATTTGGTGGAAGAGAAACTACGTTTCCGTTCACATGATCATCCATGCGGTGGTTTCTCCAATCAATATGCTTGTttttgtgattattatggtgTGCCATATAGAGAAGAAGTTGCCTGGGATATTGATACAATATATGCTGCTCATAATAATACTGAGCTATCCATATTGGATTTCGAACATCTTGATTTGAAAGATCTTCAACCACTTATTGCTGCATTAACCTATAATGGATATTTTACCAAATTTCGTGTTTCAAATGTTAAAATTGTTAATAATAGCCAATCGGGTAGTGATCAAATATGTGAATTAATTGTCAATCTTGTTCGTCGATCAACTAGACTAGAAGAACTATATTTAGATAATACTGGTATTCGAGCAGATTTtgttaataaattatttcagGCAATGttattgaataatcaaacatCGATACAGATTATTGATTTATCCAACAATTCCATTGAAGATAAAggattgaaaaatatgacaTCATTTGTAGCCAAATCATTCCATATGGCCAATTCtataatgaataattcatCCGAAGATCTcagttcatcattatcattgaatttttctacatgttcaaatcaaattagtCAACcacaattgaataataacaataatacgAATACGATAACATCGTCAGCAAAATTAATGTACAAAGGTCTTGTACATTTAAATCTTTCACATTGTGGTATTACATCCAAAGGTATTTCTGAACTATCCGAATCACTTtatttaaataaatcaatgttttCGACATTAACTTATCTTAATTTGAGTGATAACTATTTTAAAGATGATTTATCC AAACTTTATAATTTTCTGGCTCAACCAAACAATATTGCCCATCTTGATCTGTCCGGAACCGATTGCAATCTTGATAGTGTTTTTGGTGCACTCCTACATGGATGTACCAATAATCTAGTTCATCTGAATTTATCACGAAATCAGtttagtggaaaaaaatccagtcATAAAGATTTGATAGTGCCTGTTtcgatcaaaaaatttttctctactGCAATATTTTTACGTACATTGAATTTGTCGCATAATAGATTGCCAACTGAAGCGCTCAAAGCCATATTACTTGGTTTAGCATGCAATGAATCCGCTGCTGATCTTCGAATTAATctttcatcaaatgaatttaaatcgaATGGTGCTGCTGTACTTGAACTTTGTCTTGCAGATATTCGATGTGTGTCCGGTTTGGATCTCAGTGACAATGGATTGGATATGGATCTTATTCAAGTGGTTGGTGCCATTGgtaaaaacaaatcaatcaaatatctATCGATTGGTCgcaatttcaacaatattaAAGCcaa aCATTTGCCAAAAGTTTTAGATGCATTCGTCACATTACTACAAGATCCGGATTGTTCCATTGAATCactatcattgattgattcaaaattacGTTCTGATGcttcaatcattttgaatgcaCTTGGttcgaatcaatcattgatcaatattgataTTTCAGGAAATTTAATTGGATTAGTTGGTGCAAAAACAATGGCCAAAGCACTTCAAGTGAACAATCATcttgaaacaatttatttGGATCGTAATCTAACGCCTACATCTGGATTTATTGACATAGCTTATGCTCTTGAACGTAACTATACATTGAAATATCTTCCAATACCAATACAAGATGTACAAGCtgcaatgatgaaaatgccAGAACGTACTGAAGCGGCtgtgaataaaattcagGAATTTATACGTCGTAATAATCTACCACAAACGGCCGCTTTACGTAACATGCGGCTACATAATCTACAAAATTCACATTTCACCGTTgacaataatttatttacaacaatcgaaaaaattgccATACAATTGCAAAATCTATTACGCGAAaaggcatcatcatcatcattacagcAACAAAATCGTATGCCGTCATTGGATTCGATTGACATTAGTTCCCATTCGAATCTGGATAAAACAATTATGGCCGATTGTAATTTTTCCACTTCGAATGATTATGTTGGCAGAATTGAAAATCTATTACATGATGTACGTAATATGCGATCACTTTATAGTAAAGTACAAGAAGTTTATTCAAATACAACGCAAACAATGAAtggattgtcatcattacaaGATAGTTATGGACGAAGattttcatcgatttcaGTTTCACGTCCAATTGAAGCAACtattttggaattttcaCGTGAACTAAAACGTTCATTTGAAGGTCAAGTTTCATCAGTTTCAGAattaatcattcaatgtatCAAAGATGAATTTCCA AGCGTATTTTTTCATAGTCAACATCTTGAAGGTGATCTTCGTGAATtgtataaaaattcaattatcagCATCAATTCTGCTCAAACGTCATTAATACCATCGAtggaatattttcaattgtgcCTTACCGAAGCAGCCGGTACACAATGGTCCATAAAATTGGAACAGATTCTCAATACAATAGCTAGTCAAATTTGTAATAAAGTTTTGATCGAAATGAATCGGTGTTTATTGAATACTcagaaaatgattgatgGCTGTGATTTAAAATCGACGACTACcatcagcaacaataatCGTCATATTCATTCTAATGGAAATAGtaatggtgttggtggtCCATCAATTCGAAGTGTTACACCATCAGATCTTCGAAGCCAAACATGGATTGAATCATATTGTAGCTCACaagattcaaatgatttattgaGCTTATCGAAACAGGATCCAAAAATGCTTGAATCagatggtggtgataatgTAATT TGGCTAGCTTGGCTTAATCTT GCAACACCTAAACTTGGTAATCAAAAGAGGCAGAATGTTTATATAAGAAAATTACGGCCACAATCCGTTCTGGATGGTGATATTGTTCCGAATGAAGATTTTTCCGATCTACTTAATCGTaatgaacaatcatcaaatgatacTAGTCTAAATAGCACTGATATGttacaaacaaaaccaaatcTTCATCTAACTAAAATGCGTCCAAGGAATCGTAAAACACGTGCACCAACAAGAGTTGCAattgttgattcaaaaacaatcaacaacaaagaacAGCAACCTGTTAATAATATTCCTACCACTTCAAAACTAGATGAAGgattggataattttttcccatcaatatcattgatgaataattcatcatcgaatgctTCAATCGAAGATATGGATCAATTACTTCAACAAAactatcaacaacaacaaccaaataaACCTCAACCACAACCTCGAAAAATTTTACGAAAACTAGGTTTTAAATCTCaaagtgaacaacaacaatcaaccaaCATGGTTATGGAACAACAATATCCAATTAAAATGCAATCATTAGATAAACCAATAACAGCAAAACAGAATGAAGAATTGATTCGTTCGAATTCACCGATCATTTTTGGTGCCAGACGATcagctggtggtggtgaacaTGTTTCCATTTGTagtgattcaaatgatttacaTGGTAGCCGTGTTCATAGTCCATTACCACCAAATGGTGTTGGTGAcattcaacaacataatGAATTATTGGCCGAAATGAAAGCAATTCAAGAGAAACGTTCATATAATTCTACACCTGTATCAAATGAACAACTAACATTTGCATCGACATTGGAGAATAAATCTAGCCtagaaaatattgatgataataacacaaaacaaccaattatacatcaacatcaacaaagtTTAGACACTGACAATAATGGTAGTTCATCAATATCGGTTGCTAAACGTGCAACAATGTTTGGTGATCTTCATAAATCACCATCCAAACATTCAATAACAAGTCCAAcggatgatcataataatgaaattatcagctcaaaagaaaatcaatcacaaaatatcagcaataataataataaaagtgtaacatcaacaccatcatcatcaaagcaACGACCTAAATCAATGGTTGGAATGTTGGGtgcaaaatttgaattatcattaatgaatTCTAATGctaataaatga
- the ND-B22 gene encoding NADH dehydrogenase (ubiquinone) B22 subunit — MAHLANYLKRDLISHTRRVQNLYKRCVRNEESFVKDKGDIQFTWATVRAEFEKHRHVKDLRLAKLLIDDGERRLFLHMHPKPKKFIFSPGGLMFEREHIYSDCHLDLWHPLEKAQYPYYFERREQLKKEYIKNWEKNYGNSGGQDHSH; from the exons atggCTCATTTAGCCAATTATTTAAAACGAGATCTAATATCGCATACACGGCGTGTTCAAAATCTTTATAAACGTTGTGTTCGTAATGAAGAAAGTTTTGTCAAAGATAA AGGTGATATACAATTTACATGGGCAACAGTGCGTgctgaatttgaaaaacatcGCCATGTTAAAGATTTACGTTTGGCAAAATTattaatcgatgatggtgaacgACGTCTATTCTTGCATATGCATccaaaaccgaaaaaattcatattctcACCTGGTGGATTAATGTTTGAACGTGAACATATTTATAGTGATTGTCATTTAGATTTATGGCATCCGCTTGAAAAGGCCCAATATCCATACTATTTTGAACGTCgtgaacaattgaaaaaagaatatattaaaaattgggaaaaaaattatggcaATTCTGGTGGCCAAGACCATTCacattag
- the LOC124495019 gene encoding uncharacterized protein LOC124495019, whose protein sequence is MPSISRTKFFHHGTNRINSFHNNFNQIIRLEQIILVIIIIILISSTSLCYGSHYIKYHMSDYCDQTKMNIIEMQPYSNMTAIMIKLKRELYKPNMNCSIHLMVPPSYGLMAFVTKLKMRRLHQKADYIEFITNGHSLIRFHGINQEMVPKKTILTSSDMMTIRFVSEPQYYTLPGKGFKIVVNLFAPTNQNDECDESNGLTMNCQNKFCIDSLLECDGIDNCRNDIDELQCDETSETKLSLYVFLFTLVIMFILLIMFLTKSKDRRKEIVRRMSEAYANNHPILYAMEKNGTESPTNSNSSVDSSQPNLNNMIIATDSIIIQEPIRSLKSQLSLSLPHGIERLHNNINNSYVV, encoded by the exons atgccatcaatatcaaggaccaaattctttcatcatggaacaaatagaataaattcttttcacaataatttcaatcaaatcattagATTAGAACAAATTATTCttgttataataatcattattcttatatcatcaacatcattatgttATGGATCTCATTATATAAAAT atcatATGAGCGATTATTgtgatcaaacaaaaatgaatataattgaaATGCAACCATATTCAAATATGACTGCCATTATGATTAAATTAAAACGTGAATTATATAAACCAAATATGAATTGTAGTATTCATTTAATGGTACCACCATCATATGGTTTAATGGCATTTGTAACCAAACTTAAAATGCGTCGTTTACATCAAAAAGCCgattatattgaattcattacAAATGGCCATTCATTAATACGTTTTCATGGTATTAATCAGGAAATggtgccaaaaaaaacaatattgaCCAGCAGTGATATGATGACCATTCGTTTTGTTAGTGAACCACAATATTATACATTGCCCGGCAAAGGTTTTAAAATTGTTGTCAATCTTTTTGCCC ccacaaatcaaaatgatgaatgcgATGAAAGTAATGGATTGACAATGAATTGTCAGAATAAATTCTGTATAGATAGTTTATTAg AATGCGATGGAATCGATAATTGCCgtaatgatattgatgaattacaATGTG ATGAAACATCTGAAACAAAACTTAGCCTTTATGTATTTTTATTCACCTTGGTAATcatgttcattttattgataatgtttttaaCAAAAAGTAAAGATCGACGTAAAGAAATTGTTCGCCGTATGTCCGAAGCATATGCCAATAATCATCCAATATTGTatgcaatggaaaaaaatggtacaGAAAGTCCAACAAATTCCAATTCCAGTGTAGATTCATCGCAACCAAATCTAAATAATATGATTATAGCTACGGATTCGATAATCATACAGGAACCGATTCGTTCATTGAAAAGTCAATTATCGCTGAGTTTACCGCATGGAATTGAACGtcttcataataatattaataatagcTATGTAGTTTGA